The following coding sequences lie in one Arachis ipaensis cultivar K30076 chromosome B03, Araip1.1, whole genome shotgun sequence genomic window:
- the LOC107629812 gene encoding ribosomal RNA-processing protein 14, whose product MRKKKQQSVAEADAVQDLDSVIHDHTLFFDKLIELIPAKFYLPTDDKDKPWFQGLSKAKKAEAKRETKENIKKSRRERLDPENPPATTLDLLKQNLGKEKANESSDEEDGEAKPIALEGDNRSVTYEELRQRLHRKLEEFRSSRENSGRAKKREDRNAKRGFEDRKRKRGSENEENKVAKKESTEKVKKDAAETSKELMFGHIKLTDGEMQGKKRKLSRHKELERAKKLEEAKNDPEKGEAVAKKQSWKAALDRASGIKVHDDPKLLEKSIRKEKKKQQKNAEKWKERIQTRDQLKAEKQQKRSDNISERIHQKKMRKIAKREKKLLRPGFEGRKEGFITEGSS is encoded by the coding sequence atgaggaagaagaagcaacaaTCTGTTGCGGAGGCTGATGCAGTTCAAGATTTAGACTCTGTGATTCATGACCATACTCTTTTCTTTGACAAGTTGATTGAACTCATCCCTGCCAAGTTTTACCTTCCAACCGACGATAAGGATAAGCCGTGGTTTCAGGGTCTCAGCAAGGCTAAGAAAGCTGAGGCGAAGAGGGAAACTAAGGAGAATATTAAGAAGTCCCGAAGGGAACGGTTGGATCCTGAAAATCCCCCTGCCACTACTCTTGACTTGTTGAAGCAGAACTTGGGTAAGGAGAAAGCCAATGAGAGTAGCGATGAGGAGGACGGTGAGGCTAAGCCCATTGCCCTTGAAGGGGACAATCGGTCTGTGACTTATGAAGAGCTTCGGCAAAGGCTTCATCGTAAGCTTGAGGAGTTTCGTTCAAGTCGCGAGAATTCGGGAAGGGCAAAGAAGAGGGAGGATAGAAATGCGAAGAGAGGGTTTGAGGACAGGAAACGCAAGAGGGGTAgtgaaaatgaagaaaataaagtTGCAAAGAAAGAGTCTACAgagaaagtgaagaaggatgctGCCGAGACCTCGAAAGAGCTTATGTTTGGTCATATCAAACTTACAGATGGTGAGATGCAAGGTAAGAAGAGGAAACTTTCGAGGCATAAGGAACTTGAAAGGGCAAAGAAGTTGGAGGAAGCGAAGAATGATCCTGAGAAAGGTGAGGCTGTTGCAAAGAAGCAATCGTGGAAAGCAGCATTGGATAGAGCATCGGGGATTAAGGTTCATGATGATCCCAAGCTGTTAGAAAAAAGCATTCgtaaagagaagaagaagcaacagaagAATGCAGAGAAATGGAAAGAGAGAATTCAAACAAGGGACCAGTTGAAGGCAGAGAAGCAGCAAAAGAGATCAGATAATATTTCTGAGAGGATTCATCAGAAGAAGATGCGTAAAATtgcaaagagagagaaaaagcttTTGCGGCCTGGCTTTGAAGGTCGCAAGGAAGGTTTTATCACTGAAGGTTCCAGTTAA